The proteins below come from a single Sorghum bicolor cultivar BTx623 chromosome 4, Sorghum_bicolor_NCBIv3, whole genome shotgun sequence genomic window:
- the LOC8078891 gene encoding LIM domain-containing protein PLIM2c has protein sequence MSFTGTQDKCKTCDKTVHFIDLLTADGVSYHKTCFKCSHCKGTLSISSYSSMDGVLYCKTHFEQLFKETGTFSKKFQGGASSTKTDQAKAPSKLSSAFSGTQDKCAACQKTVYPLEKMTLEGESYHKSCFKCSHGGCILTTSSYAALNGILYCKIHFSQLFKEKGSYNHLIQTAQTKKNEAAEAAPEAPADAGAAEPEAA, from the exons ATGTCTTTCACCGGCACGCAGGACAAGTGCAAAACCTGCGACAAGACGGTCCACTTCATCGACCTCCTCACCGCCGACGGCGTCTCGTACCACAAGACATGCTTCAAGTGCAGCCACTGCAAGGGCACACTCTCG ATTAGCAGCTACTCTTCCATGGACGGTGTCCTGTACTGCAAGACGCACTTTGAACAGCTCTTCAAGGAGACAGGGACCTTCTCCAAGAAATTTCAAG GTGGAGCATCTTCAACCAAGACCGACCAG GCAAAGGCTCCGAGCAAGCTATCATCTGCATTCTCTGGAACTCAAGATAAATGCGCAGCCTGCCAGAAAACCGTGTATCCATTGGAGAAG ATGACGTTGGAAGGCGAGTCTTACCACAAGAGCTGCTTCAAGTGCTCGCACGGGGGCTGCATCCTGACAACCTCCTCCTACGCCGCGCTCAATGGGATCCTCTACTGCAAGATCCACTTCTCGCAGCTGTTCAAGGAGAAGGGCAGCTACAACCACCTCATCCAGACGGCGCAGACCAAGAAGAACGAGGCTGCGGAGGCCGCACCGGAGGCACCGGCGGATGCAGGCGCGGCTGAGCCAGAAGCAGCGTAG